One segment of Struthio camelus isolate bStrCam1 chromosome 27, bStrCam1.hap1, whole genome shotgun sequence DNA contains the following:
- the LOC138062424 gene encoding E3 ubiquitin-protein ligase Topors-like, translating to PDATCPICLDTLDNVAYIKPCFHKFCFSCVFRWSKTKAECPLCKQAFRSILHTVVAEDDYQEHVIRPPEDGSVASHQQRRAPHRPAIRRRRHPAAHPQQPSPSPQMRPSPQNSSRLEGTRRHTRQRQREGGLLEPRQRLSPQRQARADRRPQGHAAATEEETLNFRRSLYRTGMRVQRAPNGGHPQDISADFFCRSPASIQRLLPWLQRELRVLFGVHQTLLTVTELIVLTNLRRYDLDSQAFAEDLELLLLSRTEQFLHELISFARCSCSMETYDQQAMYGYRAPSRHEGSPSASLSLAAAAGTARTPVPAQSPSRASSPGLTELPGPSYAIPHELAAATQSPVFS from the coding sequence ccagacgctacgtgtcccatctgcctggacaccttggacaacgtggcctacataaaaccttgcttccataagttttgctttagttgtgtgttccggtggtcgaaaacaaaggccgaatgcccgctgtgcaagcaggctttccgatcaattctgcacacagtggtggcagaagatgactaccaggagcatgtcatcaggccccccgaagatggttctgttgccagccatcagcaacggagagctcctcaccgccctgccatccggaggcgccgtcaccctgcagctcacccgcagcagccttccccttctcctcagatgcgaccctctccgcagaacagcagcaggctggagggaacccggaggcacaccaggcagaggcagagagagggagggctgctggagccacgccagaggctgtccccacagaggcaggccagggctgacaggagacCTCAGGGGCATGCGGCAGCGACGGAGGAGGAGACGCTGAACTTCCGCCGCTCTCTGTACCGCACAGGGATGCGCGTGCAAAGGGCTCCCAATGGCGGCCACCCCCAGGACATCTCGGCAGACTTCttctgccgcagcccggccagcattcagagactgctgccctggctgcagcgggaactgagagtcctctttggagtccaccagacattgctaactgtcacggagctcattgtcctgacaaacctgaggaggtacgacctggacagtcaggcctttgctgaggacttagagctgcttctgctgagtcgcaccgagcagttcctccacgagctcatcagctttgcccgctgctcgtgcagcatggagacctacgaccagcaggccatgtatggctaccgtgctcccagccggcacgaaggaagcccctcagcctcattgagcctggcagctgctgcagggacggcccggactcctgtgccagcccagagcccatcccGAGCTAGTAGCCCTGGGCTCACGGAGCTTCCTGGCCCCTCGTACGCCATCCCCCACGAGCTTGCCGCAGCCACAca